From Riemerella anatipestifer ATCC 11845 = DSM 15868, a single genomic window includes:
- a CDS encoding acyl-CoA dehydrogenase family protein, with protein sequence MNTENLKMIAETAREFAEKNIRPYIMEWDESQTFPVELFHQLGEMGFMGIVIPEEYGGSGLSYHEYVAILDEISQVDPSIGLSVAAHNSLCTNHIYEFGNEEQRKKWLPKLASGQVIGAWGLTEHNTGSDAGGMNTTAVKDGDEWVINGAKNFITHAISGDIAVVMTRTGEKNTSNNATAFVLEKGMPGFSSGKKENKLGMRASETAELIFDNVRVPDSHRLGQVGEGFKQALKILDGGRISIAALSLGIAKGAYKAALKYAKERHQFGQAIANFQAINFMLADMATEIDAAELLIQRAATLKNAKQKMTREGAMAKLYASEACVRISNNALQIFGGYGYTKDFPAEKYYRDSKLCTIGEGTSEIQKLVIGRDIIK encoded by the coding sequence ATGAATACAGAAAACCTAAAAATGATAGCTGAAACAGCTCGTGAGTTTGCAGAAAAAAATATCCGCCCATACATTATGGAATGGGACGAAAGCCAAACCTTCCCTGTGGAACTCTTCCACCAGTTAGGAGAAATGGGCTTTATGGGTATTGTAATTCCCGAAGAATACGGAGGCTCTGGATTATCTTACCATGAGTATGTGGCTATTTTAGATGAAATTTCTCAAGTAGATCCGTCTATTGGGCTTTCTGTAGCGGCACACAACTCTTTATGCACCAACCATATCTACGAGTTTGGTAACGAAGAGCAAAGAAAAAAATGGCTCCCGAAACTCGCTTCTGGTCAAGTTATCGGAGCTTGGGGGCTTACTGAACACAATACAGGTTCTGATGCTGGAGGTATGAATACCACCGCTGTAAAAGACGGCGACGAGTGGGTCATCAATGGAGCTAAAAACTTCATCACTCACGCTATTTCTGGAGATATTGCCGTGGTTATGACAAGAACTGGAGAAAAAAACACCTCTAATAATGCTACTGCTTTTGTTTTGGAAAAAGGTATGCCTGGGTTTAGTTCTGGGAAGAAAGAAAACAAACTAGGTATGAGGGCTTCTGAAACGGCAGAACTTATCTTTGATAATGTTCGTGTTCCAGACTCGCATCGTTTAGGGCAAGTAGGCGAAGGATTTAAACAAGCTCTTAAAATATTAGATGGCGGGAGAATCTCCATCGCTGCTTTAAGTTTGGGTATCGCTAAAGGAGCTTACAAAGCTGCTCTAAAGTACGCCAAAGAAAGGCATCAATTCGGACAGGCAATCGCCAACTTCCAAGCCATCAATTTTATGCTCGCTGATATGGCAACAGAGATAGATGCAGCCGAACTTCTTATACAAAGAGCCGCTACCCTAAAGAATGCTAAACAAAAAATGACGCGTGAGGGTGCTATGGCAAAACTCTACGCTTCGGAAGCGTGTGTAAGGATATCCAACAATGCATTGCAAATATTTGGAGGTTATGGCTATACCAAAGATTTCCCTGCTGAAAAATATTACAGAGATTCTAAACTGTGTACCATTGGCGAGGGGACTTCCGAAATACAAAAGCTAGTTATCGGTAGAGATATTATTAAATAA
- a CDS encoding DEAD/DEAH box helicase: protein MNITFADFELPEKILDILADLELFEPTPIQQKSFKPILSGRDIMGIAQTGTGKTLAYLLPVLKNWKYNKSGNPTVLVLVPTRELVVQVAEILEKLCEKLSTRIIGVYGGKNINTQKLLFDNGCDILVGTPGRVMDLAIDNAISLKEVQKLIIDEFDEMLNLGFRPQLTHIFEMMREKRQNILFSATMTDAVDEMLDEYFANPIEISLAKSGTPLEKIQQIAFKVTNFNTKINFLQHLLDKDKSMSKVLIFCNNKKHADYLFTKIDEIYPESFDVIHSNKSQNYRLRAMKKFEQEEVRGLITTDVMARGLDISDISHVINFEIPDIPEQYIHRIGRTGRADKDGIALSFITEKEEALFLDIEILMKKEVEVQPMPEEVKINPQKIASEKEEVKMKNPVVIKLNEGGGAFHEKKAKNKKENWGGPSKRKPPKKIGANRAQQKAKTKARKKK from the coding sequence ATGAACATTACTTTTGCAGATTTTGAACTTCCCGAAAAAATACTAGATATTTTAGCCGATTTGGAGCTATTTGAACCTACACCTATCCAACAGAAAAGCTTTAAACCAATACTTTCTGGTAGAGATATTATGGGGATAGCCCAAACAGGTACTGGTAAAACCCTAGCCTACCTATTACCTGTACTCAAAAATTGGAAATACAATAAATCGGGAAACCCTACTGTTTTAGTTTTAGTTCCCACTAGAGAACTTGTAGTTCAGGTAGCTGAAATTTTGGAGAAACTATGTGAAAAACTAAGTACAAGAATTATTGGCGTGTATGGTGGAAAAAACATCAACACCCAAAAGCTACTTTTTGATAACGGTTGTGATATTTTGGTAGGAACACCAGGGCGAGTGATGGATTTAGCCATAGACAACGCTATTTCTTTAAAAGAAGTCCAAAAACTAATTATTGATGAGTTTGATGAGATGCTTAACTTAGGTTTTCGTCCTCAACTCACACACATCTTCGAAATGATGAGAGAAAAGCGACAAAACATTCTTTTCTCTGCAACAATGACTGATGCTGTTGATGAAATGCTAGATGAATATTTTGCCAATCCGATAGAAATTTCTTTAGCCAAATCGGGGACGCCACTGGAAAAAATACAGCAAATCGCTTTTAAGGTAACTAACTTTAATACTAAAATCAACTTCTTACAGCATCTTCTTGATAAAGATAAATCTATGTCTAAAGTGTTGATATTTTGTAACAATAAAAAACACGCCGACTATCTTTTCACTAAAATAGACGAAATCTACCCCGAAAGTTTTGATGTGATACACTCTAACAAGTCTCAAAACTATCGTCTAAGAGCGATGAAAAAATTTGAACAAGAAGAAGTCAGAGGGCTCATCACTACCGATGTAATGGCTAGAGGGCTAGATATATCAGACATCAGCCACGTGATTAATTTTGAAATCCCAGACATTCCAGAGCAATACATTCACCGTATTGGGCGTACAGGTAGGGCGGATAAAGACGGTATTGCACTTTCTTTCATCACAGAAAAAGAAGAAGCCTTATTTCTTGACATTGAAATCTTGATGAAAAAAGAAGTGGAAGTTCAGCCTATGCCAGAGGAAGTTAAAATCAATCCACAGAAAATAGCTTCGGAAAAAGAGGAAGTCAAAATGAAAAATCCTGTGGTGATAAAGCTTAATGAAGGAGGCGGTGCTTTCCACGAAAAGAAAGCCAAAAACAAGAAAGAAAATTGGGGCGGACCTAGTAAAAGAAAACCACCTAAAAAAATTGGAGCTAATAGAGCTCAACAAAAGGCAAAAACCAAAGCTAGAAAAAAGAAATAA
- a CDS encoding acyl-CoA dehydrogenase, producing the protein MDFNLTEEQLMIQQAARDFAQNELLPEVIERDKNQKFPEEQVKKMGELGFLGMMVDPKYGGAGMDSVSYVLAMEEIAKVDASAAVIMSVNNSLVCAGLEKYASEEQKQKYLVPLASGEVIGAFALSEPEAGSDATSQKTTAEDKGDYYLLNGTKNWITNGSTATYYIVIAQTHPEKGHKGINAFIVERGWEGFEIGPKEDKMGIRGSDTHSLLFTDVKVPKENRIGEDGFGFKFAMAVLNGGRIGIASQALGIASGAYELALKYAKERKAFGTEIINHQAVAFKLADMATQITAARMLCLKAAAEKDQGKDISESGAMAKLFASKTAMDTTIEAVQIHGGYGYVREYHVERMMRDAKITQIYEGTSEIQKIVISRSIAK; encoded by the coding sequence ATGATACAACAGGCAGCTAGAGATTTTGCTCAAAACGAATTGTTGCCAGAAGTTATAGAGAGAGATAAAAATCAAAAATTCCCAGAAGAACAGGTAAAAAAGATGGGAGAGTTAGGGTTTCTAGGTATGATGGTAGACCCTAAATACGGAGGTGCAGGTATGGACAGTGTATCCTATGTTTTAGCTATGGAAGAGATTGCTAAAGTTGATGCTTCTGCGGCTGTAATTATGTCGGTAAATAATTCTTTAGTTTGTGCAGGATTAGAAAAATATGCAAGTGAGGAGCAAAAGCAAAAATATCTAGTACCATTAGCTAGTGGAGAGGTTATTGGGGCATTTGCACTTTCTGAACCAGAAGCAGGTTCTGACGCTACTTCTCAAAAAACAACAGCCGAAGACAAAGGTGACTATTATCTTCTGAACGGAACCAAAAACTGGATTACCAACGGTAGTACAGCCACTTACTATATTGTAATTGCACAGACACACCCAGAAAAAGGTCATAAAGGCATCAATGCATTTATTGTAGAAAGAGGTTGGGAAGGTTTTGAAATTGGTCCAAAAGAGGATAAAATGGGCATTAGAGGAAGTGATACCCATTCTCTATTATTTACCGATGTGAAAGTGCCTAAAGAAAATAGGATAGGAGAAGATGGCTTTGGGTTTAAATTTGCTATGGCAGTTCTTAATGGTGGTAGGATTGGTATTGCTTCTCAAGCACTAGGGATAGCTAGTGGTGCTTACGAATTAGCTTTAAAATATGCTAAAGAGAGAAAGGCTTTCGGAACGGAAATTATCAATCATCAAGCGGTAGCATTTAAGTTGGCGGATATGGCGACTCAAATCACAGCAGCTAGAATGCTTTGTCTAAAAGCGGCGGCTGAGAAAGACCAAGGGAAAGATATTTCTGAAAGTGGAGCTATGGCGAAGTTATTTGCTTCTAAAACGGCTATGGATACCACAATAGAAGCTGTACAAATACACGGTGGTTACGGCTATGTGAGAGAATACCATGTGGAAAGAATGATGAGAGATGCTAAAATCACTCAGATTTATGAAGGAACATCTGAAATCCAAAAAATAGTAATTTCTAGAAGTATTGCTAAATAA
- a CDS encoding iron-containing alcohol dehydrogenase, with protein MLNFEFKNPTKILFGKGEIEKISKEIPQNAKILMLYGGGSIKSNGVYEQVKNALKGFNILEFGGIPANPEYEVLMEALKVIKSENVDFLLAVGGGSVIDGTKFLAAAAKYEGEPWDILTKTIRPEEGEALSFGSVLTLPATGSEMNSGYVISRRETEQKLGGGGNGLFPKFSVLDPEVIRSIPKNQIANGIADAYTHVLEQYMTFPTAATLQERMAESILVTLQEMAPKVLQEDFDYDSAANYMWCCTMALNGLLRLGVATDWAVHAMGHELTAYFGIDHARTLAIIAPSHYRYNFETKKQKLAQYAERVWNVSSEMNLEEKAQKGIQKMEHFFHSIGIQTKLSEYTSQFEGTAEKVEKAFIDRNWLGLGEHRKLTPEDAKNIVKMSY; from the coding sequence ATGCTTAATTTTGAATTTAAAAATCCCACAAAAATCCTATTCGGTAAAGGTGAAATAGAAAAAATATCAAAAGAAATTCCACAAAACGCTAAAATACTGATGCTCTACGGAGGTGGAAGTATCAAGTCTAATGGAGTGTATGAGCAGGTTAAAAATGCTCTGAAAGGCTTTAATATTTTGGAATTTGGAGGAATACCAGCCAATCCAGAATACGAGGTTCTAATGGAAGCATTGAAAGTCATCAAGTCAGAAAATGTTGATTTTCTACTAGCAGTAGGTGGTGGTTCCGTTATTGATGGAACTAAATTCTTGGCTGCGGCAGCTAAGTATGAGGGAGAACCTTGGGATATTTTAACTAAAACTATTCGTCCTGAAGAAGGCGAAGCGTTGAGCTTTGGGTCTGTGCTTACTCTACCAGCTACAGGCTCTGAAATGAACTCGGGCTATGTAATTTCTAGAAGAGAAACCGAACAAAAACTCGGTGGAGGAGGTAATGGTTTGTTTCCTAAATTTTCGGTGCTAGACCCAGAAGTGATAAGAAGTATTCCTAAAAATCAAATAGCCAATGGTATTGCAGATGCTTACACGCATGTTTTGGAACAATATATGACCTTCCCTACAGCGGCAACGCTTCAAGAACGAATGGCAGAAAGTATCTTGGTAACGCTTCAGGAGATGGCTCCTAAAGTGCTTCAAGAGGATTTTGACTATGATTCTGCGGCTAATTATATGTGGTGTTGCACGATGGCTCTTAACGGACTGTTGCGTTTAGGCGTGGCTACCGATTGGGCGGTACACGCTATGGGACACGAACTTACGGCTTATTTCGGTATCGACCATGCGAGAACTTTAGCGATTATAGCACCGTCTCATTACCGTTATAATTTTGAAACTAAGAAGCAAAAATTAGCTCAGTACGCCGAACGCGTTTGGAACGTTTCTTCTGAAATGAACTTGGAGGAAAAGGCACAAAAGGGGATTCAAAAAATGGAGCATTTCTTCCATTCTATAGGGATTCAAACGAAATTGTCAGAATATACTTCGCAGTTTGAAGGTACAGCCGAGAAAGTAGAAAAAGCATTTATAGATAGAAACTGGTTAGGTTTAGGAGAGCACCGCAAACTCACGCCCGAAGACGCTAAGAACATCGTGAAGATGAGTTATTAG
- the metG gene encoding methionine--tRNA ligase: MAERKLITAALPYANGPVHIGHLAGVYIPADVYARFQRRTGKEVAFICGSDEHGIPITIRAKKEGVTPQDIVDKYHLIIKKSFEDLGISFDEYSRTTSAKHYETASEFFLKMYENGKFTEEVSEQFYDEQAGEFLADRYIVGTCPKCSNNNAYGDQCEKCGSTLSPTELLNPKSMLSGNSPVLKPTKNWYLPLNEYEGFLNQWIIEGHQHDWKPNVYGQVKSWLNEGLKPRAMTRDLNWGVPVPLPDAEGKVLYVWFDAPIGYISFTKEWAEKNNKDWKDYWQSENSDLVHFIGKDNIVFHCIIFPSMMKAHGDYIMPNNVPAFEFLNLENDKISTSRNWAVWAHEYVADFPGQQDVLRYALLSSAPETKDNNFTWKEFQTKNNSELVGILGNFINRVAVLTHKYYNGRVPKGNTNATELEEINKAATEIKDYLEKFEFRNALSALMNLARFGNQYLQTEEPWKTIKTDEAKTANTLFIGTQIAIALAQLSEPFMPFSSEKLLNMFNTKLCNWSELENKKVLLAEGHQINEPSLLFSKIEDETIEAQIQKLEQTKINNKKTNPNAKPMKDEITFDDFTKIDLRTATILEAEKVEKADKLLKFKVDTGVDIRTVVSGIAESFTPEECVGKQVMILLNLAPRKIRGIESQGMLLLTTKPDGKLSFVTPDESVDNGVEIG, from the coding sequence ATGGCAGAGAGAAAGTTAATTACCGCAGCATTACCTTATGCTAATGGTCCCGTACATATAGGACACCTTGCTGGCGTATACATACCGGCAGATGTTTACGCTAGATTCCAAAGAAGAACAGGCAAAGAGGTTGCCTTTATATGTGGGTCTGATGAACACGGCATTCCCATTACTATTAGAGCTAAAAAAGAAGGCGTTACGCCTCAAGATATTGTAGATAAATACCACTTAATCATAAAAAAATCTTTTGAAGATTTAGGAATTTCTTTTGACGAGTATTCCAGAACTACCAGTGCAAAGCACTACGAAACCGCCTCTGAATTTTTCCTTAAAATGTACGAGAACGGAAAGTTTACCGAGGAGGTTTCCGAACAGTTTTATGATGAACAAGCAGGAGAGTTTCTAGCCGATAGATACATCGTGGGAACTTGCCCAAAATGTAGTAATAACAATGCCTATGGCGACCAATGCGAAAAATGTGGCTCTACCCTTTCTCCTACGGAACTTCTCAATCCTAAATCTATGCTCAGTGGGAATAGCCCTGTGCTAAAACCTACTAAAAACTGGTATCTTCCGCTAAACGAATACGAAGGATTTTTGAACCAATGGATTATTGAAGGACACCAGCACGATTGGAAACCTAATGTATACGGGCAAGTAAAATCTTGGCTTAACGAAGGCTTAAAACCTCGTGCAATGACCAGAGACCTCAACTGGGGTGTGCCTGTACCATTGCCAGATGCGGAGGGCAAAGTGCTTTATGTTTGGTTTGATGCTCCTATCGGATACATTTCGTTCACAAAAGAATGGGCAGAGAAGAACAATAAAGATTGGAAAGACTATTGGCAGTCAGAAAATTCAGATTTAGTACATTTCATTGGGAAAGATAATATAGTCTTCCATTGTATTATTTTCCCTTCTATGATGAAGGCTCACGGCGACTACATTATGCCAAACAATGTCCCTGCATTTGAGTTTCTTAATCTAGAAAATGATAAAATTTCTACCTCTAGAAACTGGGCAGTGTGGGCTCACGAATATGTGGCAGACTTCCCTGGACAACAAGATGTGCTTCGCTATGCATTATTGTCGTCTGCTCCCGAAACTAAAGATAATAACTTTACTTGGAAGGAATTTCAAACCAAAAACAACTCGGAATTGGTGGGTATTTTAGGAAACTTTATCAACCGAGTAGCCGTGCTTACCCACAAATATTACAACGGACGAGTGCCTAAAGGCAACACCAATGCAACAGAACTAGAGGAAATAAACAAAGCTGCAACAGAAATAAAAGACTATCTAGAGAAATTTGAGTTTAGAAACGCCCTGTCTGCACTTATGAATTTAGCGCGTTTTGGAAACCAATATCTACAAACCGAAGAGCCTTGGAAAACCATCAAAACTGATGAAGCCAAAACAGCCAACACCCTGTTTATAGGAACTCAAATTGCAATAGCTTTAGCCCAACTGTCAGAGCCTTTTATGCCGTTCAGTTCGGAGAAGTTGCTTAATATGTTTAATACCAAACTTTGCAACTGGTCTGAATTGGAGAACAAAAAAGTGCTTTTAGCAGAAGGACACCAAATTAACGAGCCAAGTTTACTATTCTCTAAAATAGAAGACGAAACCATAGAAGCTCAAATCCAAAAATTAGAGCAAACCAAAATCAATAATAAAAAAACAAACCCTAACGCCAAGCCAATGAAAGACGAGATTACTTTTGACGATTTCACCAAAATAGACTTAAGAACCGCTACCATACTAGAAGCCGAAAAAGTAGAAAAAGCGGATAAGCTCCTCAAATTTAAGGTAGATACTGGGGTGGATATAAGAACTGTAGTTTCTGGTATTGCAGAGAGCTTTACACCTGAAGAATGTGTAGGCAAGCAAGTGATGATTTTATTAAATCTAGCGCCTAGAAAAATAAGAGGTATCGAAAGCCAAGGTATGCTACTACTTACCACGAAGCCAGACGGCAAACTTTCTTTTGTTACGCCAGATGAGTCAGTAGATAACGGAGTAGAGATAGGATAA